One window from the genome of Deltaproteobacteria bacterium CG2_30_66_27 encodes:
- a CDS encoding DEAD/DEAH box helicase — translation MQTQTEQLLEKKMSFESFGLRPEILRAVAEKKYTIPTPIQEKAIPLVLAGKDLVGCAQTGTGKTAAFALPILHRLQGTPWKGAGRRPIRVLVLTPTRELASQIAESFGAYGKHTTLKHAIVFGGVNQGPQAQALRRGIDILVATPGRLLDLMSQGLVQLRTVETFVLDEADRMLDMGFIHDIRRVIDQLPAKRQTLFFSATMPREIQGLADTILRDPVRVAVTPVATPAEAVEQRVHYVEKSEKIKLLKHLLDGPAIKNALVFTRTKHGADAVTRQLERYQVRAEAIHGNKSQNAREKALASFKRGATRVLVATDIAARGLDIVDLSHVVNFDLPNEPESYVHRIGRTGRAGASGIALSFCSFDERPFLADIERLIRKHLPVAEDSTYRSGYGAGTPTDLDPRHAHGAGALSQVHPGMPGHQGKHDASGTRPDGRPGRSRRESKWTPGFGASKPAARHSEHRRAEW, via the coding sequence ATGCAGACACAGACGGAACAACTGTTGGAAAAGAAGATGTCGTTCGAATCGTTCGGGCTCCGCCCCGAGATCCTCCGCGCCGTCGCGGAGAAGAAGTACACCATCCCGACCCCCATCCAGGAGAAGGCGATCCCCCTCGTGCTCGCGGGGAAGGACCTGGTCGGCTGCGCCCAGACCGGCACCGGCAAGACGGCGGCCTTCGCGCTGCCGATCCTGCACCGCCTCCAGGGGACTCCCTGGAAAGGAGCCGGACGGCGACCCATCCGCGTCCTCGTGCTCACGCCGACGCGGGAACTGGCCTCCCAGATCGCGGAGAGCTTCGGGGCGTACGGGAAGCACACGACCCTCAAGCACGCCATCGTCTTCGGCGGCGTGAACCAGGGCCCGCAGGCACAGGCGCTCCGGCGGGGGATCGACATCCTCGTCGCCACGCCCGGACGCCTCCTCGACCTGATGTCGCAGGGGCTCGTGCAGCTGCGGACCGTCGAAACGTTCGTCCTCGACGAGGCCGACCGGATGCTCGACATGGGCTTCATCCACGACATCCGGCGGGTGATCGACCAGCTTCCCGCGAAGCGGCAGACCCTCTTCTTCTCGGCGACGATGCCGAGGGAGATCCAGGGGCTCGCCGACACCATCCTTCGCGACCCGGTCCGGGTGGCCGTCACCCCGGTGGCGACCCCCGCCGAGGCCGTGGAGCAGCGGGTCCACTACGTGGAGAAATCCGAAAAGATCAAGCTCCTCAAGCACCTTCTGGACGGCCCCGCCATCAAGAACGCGCTCGTCTTCACGCGCACCAAGCACGGCGCCGACGCGGTGACCAGGCAGCTCGAGCGCTACCAGGTCCGGGCCGAGGCGATCCACGGCAACAAGTCGCAGAACGCCCGGGAGAAGGCGCTGGCGAGCTTCAAGCGGGGCGCGACGAGAGTGCTCGTTGCGACGGACATCGCCGCCCGGGGGCTCGACATCGTCGACCTGTCGCACGTGGTCAACTTCGACCTCCCGAACGAGCCGGAAAGCTACGTCCACCGGATCGGTCGCACGGGCCGGGCCGGCGCCTCCGGGATCGCCCTGTCGTTCTGCTCCTTCGACGAGCGTCCCTTCCTCGCCGACATCGAACGGCTCATCCGCAAGCATCTACCGGTGGCGGAGGATTCGACGTACCGGTCCGGGTACGGCGCAGGGACACCGACGGACCTCGACCCGCGGCACGCGCACGGCGCGGGGGCGCTCTCCCAGGTCCACCCCGGCATGCCGGGTCACCAGGGGAAGCACGACGCCTCCGGCACACGTCCGGACGGCCGCCCGGGCCGCTCGCGCCGCGAATCGAAGTGGACTCCGGGGTTCGGGGCGAGCAAGCCGGCCGCCCGCCACTCGGAGCATCGCCGCGCGGAGTGGTAA